The Pontibacter korlensis sequence CTTTAACAGGTTTAAGCGCCTGCATGCCCCAGACGGCGAGAGCCATGGCCTTGGTTTGCCTATTGTGGAAACAGTAGCCAGGTTCCATAAGATCCAGCTTTCGGTAAGCTCTGAGGTTGGCAAAGGCACCTGCTTTAGCTTTCTGTTCCCGGTTTAAAAGCACCCGTACTTCATGCTTTTCAGGTTCCTGTATTAGCCTGGTAGCCTCGAAACATCTAATAACCTAGATTTACCGTACTTGCTTACAAATGCAACATAATATGCTTGCTGTGAGCTATTTTTAGATTGTAAGGCTCTGTGACAGGCAGTACCGGTAAGTCAGAAGTATGGAGATCTTAGTCGCAAACCAGGCCACTCGTTTATATACCGTCACTTACCCAAACAAAGGCAAGGAAACAGTTATCCTGCTCCACGGTGGGCCCGGTGTGCCAGACGGTTTGGATCCGGTGGCAGAATACTTGAGCCGTTACTTTCAGGTAATTACCTTTCACCAGCGCGGTACGCTTAACTCCCCCTGCTACTCTAACGAGTACTCCATGGATCGTTACCTCTCTGATATAGACAGCATAGCTGAAAGGTTCGACCTGGAGAAGTTCCACCTGCTGGGACACTCCTGGGGTGGCCTGTACGCACAAATCTACGCTTACCAAAACCCGCACAGGCTGCTGAGCATGTTCCTCTGTAGTCCTGCCTCTGGCACTGGCAAGCAGTGGCGAGAAATGACGATGGAGGTCACGCGGTTTAACAAGAGGAAAACCACACAGGGGGAATGGTTTGCAATGCTTAAAAATGCGGCACTTGGCTTATTAGGTAGCGACGCAGGCTATGAAAGATTTTATACCCAGTTCTGCCTTAACTGCAACAAAGGCTATCAGGTAGAAAACCCCGTCCCTCTCATGATAGACCGTATCAGTGCTAAGCCGATTAACCGTACAAACTTCGCCATACTTCGCCACTCAGAACTTGAGATGCTGCCAGACCAGGGGTTCAGAATAACAGTTACCTACAGTGACGATGATATTTATGGCGACAGCACGAAGTATGTGAAAGAAAGGTACCCTTACGCCCATTTTATCACCATCCCAAACAGCAGTCATTTTCCCTGGCTGCATAACGAAGGGTACTTTTACAGCGTGTTGGCTGGCCACTACGGCGTGAATAGCTCCACATTTTAGGATTTTGCTGCACAGGGAGTATTAGTATTGCCTCAGAGGTTTCAGAAGCTTGTACTTTACCTTTTTCAAGTCCTATACCGTACTACTCAGGTGTTCCATCAACTAACCAACACAAACATGACATTTCACTCAACCCGCCCAGAAGATCTGCTATTAGACGCCGCCCGCAAAGGAGATGTAGAATACCTGAAGCAAATAATAGCAACCGGTGTAGATATTGATACGCAAGATGGCAGAGGTTTTACACCTTTAATTTTAGCAGCATATAATGAGCACCTGGAGGCAGTACGTGTACTACTGGAGGCTAAAGCCGATGTAAATGCTCAGGATGCAGGGGGTAACACAGCGTTGATGGGAGTTTGTTTCAAAGGATACGAAGACATTGCCCGACTACTGATCTCTAAAGGGGCAGACCTTAACCTGCAAACAGGCAACGGAGGCACAGCACTCATGTATGCTTCCCTGTTTGGCAGAAACAAACTTGTTAAACTGCTGCTGGAGAGTGGTGCCGACACAACCTTGCAGGATATGCGCGGATTAACCGCTTATGACCTGGCCATACAGCAGGGTAACGAAGAGGCACTGGAGCTGTTTAACCAGCATACATCCTAATATAAAGTATGAAGGCCTGCAAATTTTGCAGGCCTTCATACTTTATAAGCAAGACGTTCTTAGGACTGGGTATCCTTAGGCTGTAATAATACCACCACAGAGCGGGCAGCTACCTCAACTGTGGTTCCAGACTTGAATTCTTCACCTTTATTGTCAATAATATTCTCGGCAGTATCGATCACTTTAGTCCACGAGTCGCCATACTTCTTCGGCGGAAGCTTGTACTTGAGCGGCTCATAATGTGCATTAAAGATAACGTAGAAGTTGTCATCGATTACCTGCTCGCCCTTCGGCCCTTTGGCATGGAGGCCTCTACCGTTCAGGTATACAGCCAGCGATTTGGCAAAGTCATGGTTCCAGTTTTCCTCCGACATCTCACGCCCTTCTGGCAAGAACCAGGCAATGTCCTTTATAGTGATACCTTTGATAGGCTTGCCCTTAAACCAGCCACGGCGGTTAAACACCGGGTGAGATTTGGCAAACTTGATAAGCCGCTTGGTAAACTTAAGCAGGTCCTGATCCGCCTCTTGCCAGTTGAGCCACGAGATCTCGTTGTCCTGGCAGTAGGCGTTGTTATTGCCCTGCTGCGTGCGGCTTAGCTCATCTCCTGCCACTAACATCGGCACGCCCTGCGACAGGAACAAGGTGGTCAGGAAATTACGCTTCTGTTTTGCCCGAAGCTCGAGTACTTCCTTTTTATCTGTCGGACCTTCCTCGCCGCAGTTCCAGGAGCGGTTATGGCTATCACCATCGTTGTTATCCTCTCCGTTGGCCATGTTGTGTTTCTCGTTGTAAGAAACCAAGTCGTTCAGTGTAAAGCCATCGTGAGCGGTAATAAAGTTGATACTGGCCGTTGGGCTACGGTAGTCGTCTTTATACAGGTCGGAACTACCTGTAAAGCGTTCTGCGAACTCGGCCAACATACTGTCAGCTCCACGCCAGTAATCGCGGATACAGTCGCGGTACTTGCCGTTCCACTCGGCCCAGCCTGCAGGGAACTCCCCTACCTGGTAACCACCCTCGCCCACATCCCAAGGCTCTGCAATCAGCTTCACCTGCGAGATAACCGGGTCCTGGTGTATGATGTCGAAGAAGGCACTCAGGCGGTCTACCTCATGCAGTTCACGGGCTAGTGTAGAGGCCAGGTCAAAACGGAAGCCGTCCACGTGCATTTCCAGAATCCAGTAGCGCAGGCTGTCCATGATAAGGCGCAGCACGTTTGGCAGGTTGGCATTGAGCGTGTTACCCGTGCCGGTGTAGTCCATGTAAAAGCGCTTATCCTCTGTTAGCCTGTAATAGGCTGCGTTGTCTATACCTCTGAAAGAAAGGGTAGGCCCCATATGGTTGCCTTCTGCCGTGTGGTTGTACACCACATCCAGAATCACCTCTATGCCTGCCTTATGCAGTGCCTTCACCATTTCCTTAAACTCTACCACCTGCTCACCATGCGTACCGCTGCTCGAGTAGCGCACATCTGGTGCAAAGTAACCGATGGTGTTATAGCCCCAGTAGTTGGAAAGTCCTTTTTCCACCAGGTGGCGGTCGTTAATAAAGTGGTGCACCGGCATCAGCTCGATAGCGGTTATACCTAACTCCTTCAGGTAATTGATGGTAACAGGATGTCCTATGGCCGCATAGGTACCTCTGATTTCCTCCGGAATATCAGGATGCAACTTAGTAAAGCCTTTTACATGTGTCTCGTAGATGATGGTGCGGTGGTAAGGAATGTCTGGCCTTTTATCATTCTCCCAGTTAAACCTAGGGTCTACCACTACTGACTTTGGAATGTAGCGGGCGCTGTCTGTCTCGCTAAAACTCAGGTCTTCATCCGGGTGCCCTAGCTCATAGCCGAATAGCGAATCGTGCCATTCAATTGTACGGCTAATGGCTTTGGCGTAAGGGTCTAGAAGTAGCTTGTTTGGGTTGAAGCGCTGGCCATTCTGTGGTTCGTAAGGGCCGTGTACCCGGTATCCGTAAAGCTGCCCCGGCTTGATGCCTGGCAGGTAAGCGTGCCAAATCTGGTGGGTACGCTCTGTCATCTTGATTTTAGCAAACTCTTCATCGTCATCAGAAGAGTTGAAGAGACAAAGCTCCACTGCGGTGGCATTCTCTGAAAAAAGTGCAAAGTTAACTCCTTCACCATCCCAAGTGGCTCCGAGAGGGTAAGGATGCCCTGGATAACTTTCTATTGTCATGATATTCTGAGATTAAAGTATAACCGGCCGGCAGGTGTCATGAGAACATCTGGTGGTTGAAACCACTGTCCTCACAAGCAACATGTACCAGCATCTGCAATTAGTACAACGGTTATACTTTAACCACAGAAAATAGTTTGTGTCAATCTCTAACTTTGGGTACTAGTGGCATGGGAGGCAAATTCAGCGGCAAAATTGAGCTTGTAAAAGAAAAGGCCTCGCCCCCTTCTAGCAGATTGCTCTGCAATACCGAAAGGTGTGAGGCTCGTAGTATGGTTAACATAATAATCACACTAACAACCAAACTTCAGCTTTTATGAAAATAATCAGGAGTTACATCAAAGGGATAGCTAATATTGCGGTATGTTAAGCAGGCGATGCATCCAGTTCCCGTATCTCTGATTTATAAGCTGGAGGAAGTATGATTGCTTTCAGCAGCCACTCGGCACGAAGCTTACGGCTAAGCTTATAGCCCCTTAATACCGGCTTTAAAACAGGCAAACGCCATAACCCTAGCAGCTTCCGAACACGCTCCGGCACAACTAATACCTGCGCCTGTAACAGCAGCCAGTATCGTATGCTGCCCAGGTGCTTCCTGTATTGCTTGTAAAGGTCAGCAGTATACTTGCTCTCTACCAGGTTTTGCTCCAGGTGCTCTGCACGTGCCAGCTGCCACTCCTCATACGTATCCGGCAAGCCAACAATGCCCATGCGCCTGCCAACCCGGATGAATACCTCAAACACTTCCCCCTGCTCCTCCACAGATAGCTTTCGCTCCAGTAACTCATAAGACCGGATGGAATAGTCGATGAGCATGTAGAGCACATCGCGGTAAGCCCAGTCTGGTATGGCTTTACCACGACTAGCCTCCACTCCGGCATGTATGGCTGCCATTGTGTCTATAGCCTTATGGGCAGCTGATTCTTCTGAGAAAACTATTTTTCGGGCATAGCCTACTGTAGAGAACAACCTGCCAAGGGGGTCGGCAGGAAGGCGGCCGGTATAGTATAGCCAGTCCACTGCTTTGTTGAGGGCAAACTCAGCAGAGGCACCAGCAAATATAAACAGGATGGTGTCGCTCTTTCCCCAGATTTCGCGCACCACCGACTCTTTTCGCACAAAGTATGTCATACTTGCTTAACGCATTGGCGTGAAAAAACGTGCTACCAGCTTGGCAGTAAAAGGCTACATCAAAATCTCCCGCACCCGCTTCAGGTCATCCTCGTTGTCCACCATTACCATCAGCTTATCGTAGGCTTCCAGTAGCGTAGACCCATTGGGCGTAACAAACCTGCCAGCCCGGTCTATAAGCACAATCAATGATGTTTTGGGTAGCTGCAGCTCTACCAGAGACTTGCCAACACCTGAACTACCAGGCCCTAACTGCAGCTCTACCAGCTCATTCTTGCTGTTGTAGCCCAGGTCCTCCCCTAGCTGCAGTCGCTTGGTTGCGTCCCCCGCCTGGCTCAGGCCCAGCCAATCAGCCATCAGCTTAAGCGTTGTCCCCTGCAGCATAACCGATGTCACCACAATAAAGAACACGATGTTAAAGATCATGTCGGACCGGTTTAACCCAGCCAGCATGGGGTATGTAGCAAACACGATAGGCACAGCGCCCCTCAAGCCTACCCACGACAAGTATACTTTGTCTTTAAAAGAGGTTTTAAAGAAAGCCATACTGATGAACACACTGATCGGGCGCGCCACAAAAATCAGGAAGAGCGAAACTAGCAGCCCAACGCCTAGCACCGGCAGCACATGCGATGGAAACACCAACAGCCCGAGCGTGAGGAACATCAGAATCTGCATGAGCCAAGCCAAACCGTCATAAAACCGTGTGAGGCTACGTTTATGAATAAAGTTTTTATTTCCAAGTATAACGCTGGCAGTATACACTGCCAGAAAGCCGTTGCCGTTGATCAGGTTGGTAAAAGAGAAGGTAAACAGCACCATAGCCAGCGTCAGGGCCGGGTAAAGACCATCCTGTTCCAGTTTAATGCGGTTAATGGTCCAGGCCATCACGTAGCCCATCACTACTCCCATCAATGCCCCTACACTCATCTGCAGGAAAAACATCGGTACCAGTTCCCAAATGCTGGCCGTGGGATTAGTTAGCAGAAAGGTAAAGCTTACGGTAAGGAAGTAAGCCATAGGGTCGTTAC is a genomic window containing:
- a CDS encoding potassium/proton antiporter, with translation MSFTVEDILLGISILLFLSILVSKSLGRLGVPALVLFLGVGILAGSEGIGGIYFDDAQTAQSLGTLALTLILFSGGLDTKWQSTRPVLWRGMALSTIGVFITAILVGFFVSYLLGFSLLEGLLLGAIVSSTDAAAVFSILRSRNIGLKNNLGPTLELESGSNDPMAYFLTVSFTFLLTNPTASIWELVPMFFLQMSVGALMGVVMGYVMAWTINRIKLEQDGLYPALTLAMVLFTFSFTNLINGNGFLAVYTASVILGNKNFIHKRSLTRFYDGLAWLMQILMFLTLGLLVFPSHVLPVLGVGLLVSLFLIFVARPISVFISMAFFKTSFKDKVYLSWVGLRGAVPIVFATYPMLAGLNRSDMIFNIVFFIVVTSVMLQGTTLKLMADWLGLSQAGDATKRLQLGEDLGYNSKNELVELQLGPGSSGVGKSLVELQLPKTSLIVLIDRAGRFVTPNGSTLLEAYDKLMVMVDNEDDLKRVREILM
- a CDS encoding oxygenase MpaB family protein, with product MTYFVRKESVVREIWGKSDTILFIFAGASAEFALNKAVDWLYYTGRLPADPLGRLFSTVGYARKIVFSEESAAHKAIDTMAAIHAGVEASRGKAIPDWAYRDVLYMLIDYSIRSYELLERKLSVEEQGEVFEVFIRVGRRMGIVGLPDTYEEWQLARAEHLEQNLVESKYTADLYKQYRKHLGSIRYWLLLQAQVLVVPERVRKLLGLWRLPVLKPVLRGYKLSRKLRAEWLLKAIILPPAYKSEIRELDASPA
- the glgX gene encoding glycogen debranching protein GlgX, which codes for MTIESYPGHPYPLGATWDGEGVNFALFSENATAVELCLFNSSDDDEEFAKIKMTERTHQIWHAYLPGIKPGQLYGYRVHGPYEPQNGQRFNPNKLLLDPYAKAISRTIEWHDSLFGYELGHPDEDLSFSETDSARYIPKSVVVDPRFNWENDKRPDIPYHRTIIYETHVKGFTKLHPDIPEEIRGTYAAIGHPVTINYLKELGITAIELMPVHHFINDRHLVEKGLSNYWGYNTIGYFAPDVRYSSSGTHGEQVVEFKEMVKALHKAGIEVILDVVYNHTAEGNHMGPTLSFRGIDNAAYYRLTEDKRFYMDYTGTGNTLNANLPNVLRLIMDSLRYWILEMHVDGFRFDLASTLARELHEVDRLSAFFDIIHQDPVISQVKLIAEPWDVGEGGYQVGEFPAGWAEWNGKYRDCIRDYWRGADSMLAEFAERFTGSSDLYKDDYRSPTASINFITAHDGFTLNDLVSYNEKHNMANGEDNNDGDSHNRSWNCGEEGPTDKKEVLELRAKQKRNFLTTLFLSQGVPMLVAGDELSRTQQGNNNAYCQDNEISWLNWQEADQDLLKFTKRLIKFAKSHPVFNRRGWFKGKPIKGITIKDIAWFLPEGREMSEENWNHDFAKSLAVYLNGRGLHAKGPKGEQVIDDNFYVIFNAHYEPLKYKLPPKKYGDSWTKVIDTAENIIDNKGEEFKSGTTVEVAARSVVVLLQPKDTQS
- a CDS encoding ankyrin repeat domain-containing protein; the encoded protein is MTFHSTRPEDLLLDAARKGDVEYLKQIIATGVDIDTQDGRGFTPLILAAYNEHLEAVRVLLEAKADVNAQDAGGNTALMGVCFKGYEDIARLLISKGADLNLQTGNGGTALMYASLFGRNKLVKLLLESGADTTLQDMRGLTAYDLAIQQGNEEALELFNQHTS
- a CDS encoding alpha/beta hydrolase, with the protein product MEILVANQATRLYTVTYPNKGKETVILLHGGPGVPDGLDPVAEYLSRYFQVITFHQRGTLNSPCYSNEYSMDRYLSDIDSIAERFDLEKFHLLGHSWGGLYAQIYAYQNPHRLLSMFLCSPASGTGKQWREMTMEVTRFNKRKTTQGEWFAMLKNAALGLLGSDAGYERFYTQFCLNCNKGYQVENPVPLMIDRISAKPINRTNFAILRHSELEMLPDQGFRITVTYSDDDIYGDSTKYVKERYPYAHFITIPNSSHFPWLHNEGYFYSVLAGHYGVNSSTF